The proteins below come from a single Corynebacterium glyciniphilum AJ 3170 genomic window:
- the nagB gene encoding glucosamine-6-phosphate deaminase, whose protein sequence is MEIIILPDSDAIGDLAGDAVTALLDRKPGAVLGLATGSSPLPVYDNLAARYDAGDVSFAQARAFTLDEYVGLDAGHPERYANVIHKEFTSRVDFEPGSVQGPNGLATDIPAACQSYEEAIHAAGGVDLQILGIGTDGHIAFNEPGSSLASRTRIKTLTRQTRIDNARFFDDDLDQVPTQCLTQGLATIMEARHIVLVATGQNKAEAVHQLAEGGVSALWPATILQHHPHVSVLVDEAAAGRLQLANYYRQTYAAKPVWQGL, encoded by the coding sequence ATGGAAATCATCATCCTCCCCGACTCCGACGCCATCGGCGACCTCGCCGGCGACGCCGTCACCGCCCTGCTCGACCGCAAGCCCGGCGCCGTCCTCGGCCTCGCGACCGGCTCATCTCCCCTGCCGGTGTACGACAACCTCGCAGCCCGGTACGACGCCGGCGACGTCTCCTTCGCCCAGGCCCGCGCCTTCACTCTCGACGAGTACGTCGGCCTCGACGCCGGCCACCCGGAGCGCTACGCCAACGTCATCCACAAGGAGTTCACCTCCAGAGTCGACTTCGAACCCGGCTCCGTCCAGGGACCCAACGGCCTGGCGACCGACATCCCCGCCGCCTGCCAGAGCTACGAGGAGGCCATCCACGCCGCCGGCGGAGTGGACCTGCAGATCCTCGGCATCGGTACCGACGGGCACATCGCCTTCAACGAACCCGGATCCTCGCTGGCGTCGCGCACCCGCATCAAGACACTGACCCGCCAGACCCGCATCGACAACGCCCGCTTCTTCGACGACGACCTCGACCAGGTTCCCACACAGTGCCTCACCCAGGGCCTTGCGACCATCATGGAGGCCCGCCACATCGTGCTCGTCGCCACCGGACAGAATAAGGCCGAAGCCGTGCACCAACTGGCTGAGGGCGGCGTCAGCGCCCTGTGGCCTGCGACAATACTCCAACACCACCCGCACGTCTCCGTGCTGGTCGACGAGGCCGCCGCAGGACGCCTCCAGCTGGCGAACTACTACCGACAGACGTACGCCGCCAAGCCCGTCTGGCAGGGGTTGTGA
- a CDS encoding glucose PTS transporter subunit IIA — MTTPHTTQDPGTADTATGKKRKGLRIPGFAQLQRLGKSLMLPIALLPAAGILLRLGQDDLLGGTDIPVIGPFFDSMSAAGDGLFGNLAILFAVGVAIGFAKKADGSTALAAVAGYLVMTSVFDTMSPVVLEGVTDAAGDQAMIDYSVFGGIIVGLITAWLFDRYHDIELPPYLGFFGGRRFVPIVVSLAVLFVSFAMSYVYPLFNSGLTSVGEFIAGSGALGAFVYGFANRMLIPLGLHHILNTFIWFIYGDYEGANGLVTGELSRFAAGDPSAGTLTSGFYPVLMFGLPAAALAMIHVAKPRQKKVAIGIFSAAGLTAFLTGVTEPLEFAFMFLAFPLYVIHAVLTGLSLAVANLLDVHLGFSFSAGLIDLLLYGTAPAAQNIPLLVVQGLVFAVLYYVLFRFAIVRWNLRTPGRAPDEEFEASQAAQTSDGTSTGTARAEQLIAAFGGRDNLVGVDACITRLRMEVADTNTVDKGALQSLGAAGVMEVGNNVQAVFGTQSDVLKDEIKAALAGPAPAESPAPVTAPVVAPVEQETAAEIAEAEALPEPTLVRAPIQGRTVALSEVPDKTFAAGTVGPGLAIEPAGDVMEAVAPVSGKLMQLLPHAYAIMTDDKTAVLVHLGLDTVKLKGEGFTAHAAKGDRVVAGQPIITYDVAAVAATGYPTVVPVVVMDARGATVDELADAPAPVSSMRPLFTVTKKK; from the coding sequence GTGACCACCCCACACACCACCCAGGATCCCGGAACGGCGGACACCGCCACCGGAAAGAAGCGTAAGGGACTGCGCATTCCCGGATTCGCCCAGCTTCAGAGGCTCGGCAAGAGCCTCATGCTGCCCATCGCCCTGCTGCCCGCCGCAGGTATTCTGCTCCGCCTCGGTCAGGATGATCTGCTCGGTGGCACCGATATTCCTGTCATCGGGCCATTCTTCGACTCGATGAGCGCCGCCGGCGACGGTCTCTTCGGCAACCTCGCCATTCTCTTCGCCGTCGGTGTGGCGATCGGCTTCGCGAAAAAGGCGGACGGCTCCACTGCGCTCGCCGCCGTCGCCGGTTACCTGGTGATGACCTCCGTGTTCGACACCATGTCCCCCGTCGTCCTCGAGGGGGTGACCGATGCCGCCGGCGACCAGGCGATGATCGACTACAGCGTCTTCGGTGGCATCATCGTCGGCCTGATCACCGCATGGCTGTTCGACAGGTACCACGACATCGAACTGCCCCCGTATCTCGGATTCTTCGGTGGACGCCGTTTCGTCCCTATCGTCGTGTCATTGGCGGTACTGTTCGTCAGCTTCGCCATGTCCTACGTGTACCCGCTGTTCAACAGCGGACTGACGTCCGTCGGCGAGTTCATCGCGGGTTCCGGCGCGTTGGGCGCCTTCGTCTACGGCTTCGCCAACCGCATGCTCATCCCCCTGGGCCTGCACCACATCCTCAACACGTTCATCTGGTTCATCTACGGTGACTACGAGGGCGCAAACGGTCTGGTCACCGGTGAACTCAGCCGTTTCGCCGCGGGCGACCCCTCCGCAGGTACATTGACCTCCGGTTTCTACCCGGTGCTGATGTTCGGGCTGCCTGCGGCCGCCCTGGCGATGATCCATGTCGCCAAGCCACGGCAGAAGAAGGTCGCCATCGGCATCTTCTCCGCTGCCGGTCTCACCGCCTTCCTCACTGGAGTGACCGAACCCCTCGAGTTCGCCTTCATGTTCCTGGCCTTCCCGTTGTACGTGATTCACGCCGTGCTCACCGGGCTCTCCCTGGCGGTTGCCAACCTACTGGACGTGCACCTCGGCTTCTCCTTCTCTGCCGGGTTGATCGACCTGCTGCTCTATGGCACTGCGCCGGCTGCGCAAAACATTCCGTTGCTCGTCGTGCAGGGTCTCGTGTTCGCCGTGCTGTACTACGTGTTGTTCCGGTTCGCGATCGTGCGCTGGAATCTGCGCACTCCGGGCCGTGCACCGGATGAGGAGTTCGAGGCATCCCAGGCCGCCCAGACGTCCGACGGGACCTCCACCGGCACCGCACGCGCCGAGCAGCTCATCGCCGCCTTCGGCGGGCGCGACAATCTCGTCGGTGTCGATGCCTGCATCACCCGCCTGCGCATGGAGGTCGCCGACACGAACACCGTGGACAAGGGAGCACTCCAGTCCCTCGGCGCTGCCGGCGTCATGGAGGTCGGCAACAACGTCCAAGCCGTGTTCGGTACCCAGTCGGACGTCCTGAAGGACGAGATCAAGGCCGCGCTCGCCGGGCCTGCCCCTGCCGAGTCCCCTGCACCGGTCACCGCGCCCGTCGTCGCGCCGGTCGAGCAGGAGACCGCCGCTGAGATCGCCGAGGCGGAAGCCCTCCCCGAACCCACCCTGGTCCGTGCCCCGATCCAGGGCCGCACCGTCGCACTGTCCGAGGTCCCGGACAAGACCTTCGCCGCCGGCACCGTCGGCCCAGGCCTCGCCATCGAACCCGCCGGCGACGTCATGGAGGCCGTCGCACCGGTCTCCGGTAAGCTCATGCAGCTGCTGCCGCACGCCTACGCCATCATGACCGACGACAAGACCGCCGTCCTCGTGCACCTCGGCCTGGATACCGTGAAGCTCAAGGGTGAGGGGTTCACCGCCCACGCGGCCAAGGGCGACCGCGTGGTCGCCGGCCAGCCGATCATCACCTACGATGTCGCGGCGGTCGCCGCGACCGGATACCCCACTGTCGTTCCCGTCGTCGTCATGGATGCCCGCGGTGCCACCGTCGACGAACTCGCCGACGCCCCCGCGCCGGTGTCCTCGATGCGCCCGCTGTTCACCGTCACCAAGAAGAAGTAG
- a CDS encoding MFS transporter, translating into MTSNLSVGTSRWAWPMLVAVTLLNVVGMTIVLPILPFVVRDVMPSFGTLALWVGLLEAVNALCAFIAAPILGGISDRWGRRPVIVIGAFGAAVGFLVFALGGFLAGTFSGAIWLLLLGRIIQGVTAGDMPALFAYVADITPANQRAKRYGMLGALTGIGFMIGPALGGLLATHSIDLPVLATAGVALTVGVLTLVALPESHVPENRTARLTVEQIHPLNVFREAFARPSLRMLLSGLLLVAIPFSFFVNNYSVLAMDTVNWSPTQIGLLNSCIGVLDIVIQGVLLGILLKWVGERGVILGGLVVQATGVLLLALLASAFNDPWLLIMGTLMLGAGEGPMTATLNGVLSTSVSDDEQGWLAGVTQGMQNAVGVVVPLAVGVLYGIGIAVPYWIALVLLCAAFVVLSRAAFDSPSRGRRAPERPGAATEPEPSLHRG; encoded by the coding sequence ATGACAAGCAATCTATCTGTGGGGACGTCGCGCTGGGCATGGCCCATGCTCGTCGCCGTCACCCTCCTCAACGTGGTCGGCATGACCATCGTCCTGCCGATCCTCCCCTTCGTCGTCCGCGACGTGATGCCCTCCTTCGGCACCCTCGCCCTCTGGGTCGGGCTGCTCGAGGCTGTCAACGCACTCTGTGCCTTCATTGCCGCCCCGATCCTCGGCGGTATATCGGACCGGTGGGGTCGCCGTCCCGTCATTGTGATCGGCGCTTTCGGCGCCGCCGTGGGTTTCCTCGTCTTCGCCCTCGGTGGCTTCCTCGCCGGCACCTTCAGTGGCGCGATCTGGCTGCTTCTGCTCGGCAGGATCATTCAGGGTGTCACCGCCGGGGATATGCCCGCGCTGTTCGCCTACGTCGCGGACATCACCCCGGCGAACCAGCGTGCGAAGCGCTACGGGATGCTCGGCGCCCTCACCGGTATCGGTTTCATGATCGGCCCGGCTCTCGGCGGTCTGCTCGCCACACACAGCATTGACCTGCCGGTGCTCGCCACCGCCGGTGTCGCCCTGACCGTCGGCGTGCTCACCCTCGTTGCGCTACCCGAGAGCCATGTACCGGAGAACCGGACCGCCCGTCTCACCGTCGAACAGATTCATCCGCTGAACGTCTTCCGGGAGGCGTTCGCGCGGCCCTCGCTGCGGATGCTGCTCAGTGGATTATTGCTGGTGGCGATCCCCTTCAGCTTCTTCGTCAACAACTACAGCGTGTTGGCGATGGACACGGTCAACTGGTCGCCGACCCAGATCGGCCTGCTGAACTCCTGCATCGGTGTGCTCGACATCGTGATCCAGGGCGTGCTGCTCGGCATCCTGCTGAAGTGGGTTGGTGAACGGGGTGTGATCCTCGGCGGACTGGTCGTGCAGGCCACCGGAGTACTGCTGCTGGCGTTGCTGGCCTCGGCGTTCAACGACCCGTGGTTGCTGATCATGGGCACCCTCATGCTCGGTGCCGGTGAAGGGCCGATGACCGCGACCCTCAATGGTGTGCTCTCCACCTCCGTCAGCGACGACGAGCAGGGATGGCTCGCCGGGGTCACCCAGGGCATGCAGAATGCTGTCGGCGTTGTCGTGCCCCTGGCCGTCGGTGTGCTCTACGGCATCGGCATCGCCGTGCCGTACTGGATCGCCCTGGTGCTGCTGTGTGCCGCGTTCGTTGTCCTGTCCCGGGCAGCCTTCGACAGCCCGTCGCGGGGGCGCCGGGCGCCTGAACGGCCCGGCGCAGCTACCGAGCCTGAACCCTCTCTCCACCGCGGATGA
- the nagA gene encoding N-acetylglucosamine-6-phosphate deacetylase, whose protein sequence is MLVTAGVLVTGEEVLRPGWMEISDGSVTALGLGDPPRPTADGDLALGDVTVVPGFVDMHVHGGGGGAFPVATDEETATAVAMHAAHGTTTIMASLVSAHPDELLRQVDVLSGHVRDGLVAGIHLEGPWLAPSKKGAHDPTALRNPDPGEITRVLDAARDTVRMATVAPELDGGVDAIRQLVDAGVVAAVGHTDASYEQTLTAIDAGARVGTHLFNAMRPVHHREPGPVTALVEDPRVTVEMIGDGVHLHPSLYRGVCELVGPDRVTLVTDAMAAAGMPDGSYRLGTLGVDVVDGVARVAGTDTIAGSTATMDQLFRFAVAHGTAGSTDATDRDAALLQAVRQTSVNPARAVGFPTAGLHVGGRADLVVLNGALQVELVIRGGERVQAR, encoded by the coding sequence ATGCTCGTCACCGCGGGTGTGCTGGTCACCGGCGAGGAGGTGCTGCGCCCCGGATGGATGGAGATCAGCGACGGAAGCGTCACTGCTCTCGGCCTGGGCGATCCGCCTCGCCCCACGGCAGACGGCGACCTCGCCCTCGGTGACGTAACCGTCGTGCCCGGCTTCGTCGACATGCACGTCCACGGTGGTGGTGGCGGTGCTTTCCCCGTCGCCACCGACGAGGAGACCGCCACTGCAGTCGCGATGCACGCCGCCCACGGAACGACCACGATCATGGCGTCGCTGGTCTCTGCTCACCCCGACGAGCTGCTCCGCCAGGTCGACGTCCTGTCCGGCCACGTGCGCGACGGACTCGTCGCCGGCATCCACCTCGAGGGTCCGTGGCTCGCCCCGTCGAAGAAGGGTGCACACGACCCGACGGCGCTGCGCAACCCTGATCCCGGCGAGATCACCCGCGTCCTCGACGCCGCACGCGACACGGTACGCATGGCCACCGTCGCCCCTGAGCTCGACGGCGGAGTGGACGCGATCCGTCAGCTCGTCGACGCCGGCGTCGTCGCCGCCGTCGGCCACACCGACGCGTCCTACGAACAGACCCTCACCGCTATCGACGCCGGCGCCCGGGTCGGGACGCACCTGTTCAACGCCATGCGCCCGGTCCACCACCGTGAGCCGGGCCCGGTGACCGCCCTCGTCGAGGACCCGCGGGTCACCGTGGAGATGATCGGCGACGGTGTCCACCTGCACCCCTCGCTCTACCGCGGTGTCTGTGAGCTTGTCGGCCCCGACCGCGTCACCCTCGTCACCGACGCCATGGCCGCCGCGGGTATGCCCGACGGGAGCTACCGGCTCGGCACTCTCGGTGTGGATGTGGTCGACGGCGTGGCGCGTGTGGCCGGCACCGACACCATCGCCGGCAGCACCGCCACGATGGACCAGCTGTTCCGTTTCGCCGTCGCACACGGCACCGCCGGCAGCACCGACGCCACTGACCGGGACGCCGCCCTGCTGCAGGCCGTCCGGCAGACCTCGGTGAATCCGGCGCGCGCGGTCGGCTTCCCCACCGCCGGTCTGCACGTCGGAGGACGCGCAGACCTCGTCGTCCTGAACGGCGCACTCCAGGTCGAGCTGGTCATCCGCGGTGGAGAGAGGGTTCAGGCTCGGTAG